The following are encoded together in the Oreochromis aureus strain Israel breed Guangdong linkage group 18, ZZ_aureus, whole genome shotgun sequence genome:
- the mpz gene encoding myelin protein P0 isoform X3, with amino-acid sequence MLTFLALTSVALLGIVPEQSQAIVIYTGWERHALVGSDIRLSCSFFSWRWTSEDVTFSWTYRPDGSRDAISIFHYTGGAAYVDNKGPFRDRLEFVGNPGRRDGSILLKNLELSDNGTFTCDAKNPPDIVGRPSSVRLLVFEKVPIQAGVITGAIIGVVLGLLVLIVVIYYLMRFLVARRVFSLSVSKHGKKKKEGSQQRQIKV; translated from the exons ATGCTGACGTTTTTGGCGCTGACGTCGGTTGCCCTCCTGGGAATAG TGCCTGAGCAGTCCCAGGCTATAGTGATTTACACTGGCTGGGAGCGGCACGCCTTGGTGGGCTCTGACATCCGACTCTCCTGTTCTTTCTTCTCCTGGCGCTGGACCTCGGAGGACGTCACCTTCTCCTGGACATACAGGCCTGATGGCTCACGGGACGCCATCTCT ATCTTCCACTACACTGGTGGTGCTGCCTATGTTGACAACAAGGGTCCCTTTAGAGACAGACTGGAGTTTGTGGGAAACCCAGGTCGCCGTGACGGATCCATCCTGCTCAAAAACCTGGAGCTCAGCGACAACGGCACCTTCACCTGTGACGCCAAGAACCCCCCTGACATAGTGGGCCGGCCTTCCAGTGTCCGACTGCTGGTGTTTGAGAAAG TGCCCATCCAGGCTGGCGTGATCACAGGAGCCATCATCGGGGTGGTCCTGGGCCTGCTGGTGCTCATCGTGGTCATCTACTACCTGATGAGGTTCCTGGTGGCAcgccgagtcttcagcctcagTGTCAG CAAACATggcaagaaaaagaaagagggttCACAGCAGAGACAG
- the mpz gene encoding myelin protein P0 isoform X2 yields MLTFLALTSVALLGIVPEQSQAIVIYTGWERHALVGSDIRLSCSFFSWRWTSEDVTFSWTYRPDGSRDAISIFHYTGGAAYVDNKGPFRDRLEFVGNPGRRDGSILLKNLELSDNGTFTCDAKNPPDIVGRPSSVRLLVFEKVPIQAGVITGAIIGVVLGLLVLIVVIYYLMRFLVARRVFSLSVSKHGKKKKEGSQQRQGPVPPADPSKIKV; encoded by the exons ATGCTGACGTTTTTGGCGCTGACGTCGGTTGCCCTCCTGGGAATAG TGCCTGAGCAGTCCCAGGCTATAGTGATTTACACTGGCTGGGAGCGGCACGCCTTGGTGGGCTCTGACATCCGACTCTCCTGTTCTTTCTTCTCCTGGCGCTGGACCTCGGAGGACGTCACCTTCTCCTGGACATACAGGCCTGATGGCTCACGGGACGCCATCTCT ATCTTCCACTACACTGGTGGTGCTGCCTATGTTGACAACAAGGGTCCCTTTAGAGACAGACTGGAGTTTGTGGGAAACCCAGGTCGCCGTGACGGATCCATCCTGCTCAAAAACCTGGAGCTCAGCGACAACGGCACCTTCACCTGTGACGCCAAGAACCCCCCTGACATAGTGGGCCGGCCTTCCAGTGTCCGACTGCTGGTGTTTGAGAAAG TGCCCATCCAGGCTGGCGTGATCACAGGAGCCATCATCGGGGTGGTCCTGGGCCTGCTGGTGCTCATCGTGGTCATCTACTACCTGATGAGGTTCCTGGTGGCAcgccgagtcttcagcctcagTGTCAG CAAACATggcaagaaaaagaaagagggttCACAGCAGAGACAG